The segment TGCCCGACCCGCAGATGCACGACGTGCTGCGCGACATGGCCCACGGAGCCCTCGGGCTCTCCTGAGCCGCGCCCGCCCGCGTGCCGCGCCGGTCACCAGGCGTCGAACGGGCTCTCCAGACGCAGGAGCCGGGCCGCGCGGACGGCGGCGTCCTCGGCGACGACCAGGTCGTCGACGTCGTCTGGCCCGCCGGGGGTCGAGTCTCCCGGAGACTCACGGTCCGGGGGCGCCCCGACCCCGGGCTGCCGGACCAGCCGGTGGAGGTCGCGCAGCACCCGCTCGCGCGCGAGACCGCGCAGGTGGATCAGGACGAACGGATCGACCTGGATGAGCCAGGCCAGCTGGGTGAGCACCGCGAGCGCGTGCGGGCACGGGTCGAGCCAGGCGTCGCACGAGCAGGCCGAGCCCAGCTCGCCCCCGTAGGGCAGCAGCTCGACGCCGGCCTCCTCCACCGCCTCGACGAAGGAGTGGGGCAGCTGACCGGCGAGCAGCGCGCCGATCCGCCCCGACTCGGCCGCGACCAGCTCGACGAACGCCGCGACGTCGGCCGCGTCGAGCACCGGCACGGTGACCTGGACGGTGAAGGCGTCCTGACCGTCGCTCACCGCCGCGACCGCACCGCCCTCGCTGACCGTGATCGCGCCGACCGCTCCTGCCCGGGCGAGCCTCCGGCCGACGCGGAGGTCCTTCTCGCCGAAGGCGGCCTCCTCCACAGCC is part of the Nocardioides cavernae genome and harbors:
- a CDS encoding SWIM zinc finger family protein — translated: MSTPETTATTHPRLPARRGGGAGTWWSKAVLRAVEEAAFGEKDLRVGRRLARAGAVGAITVSEGGAVAAVSDGQDAFTVQVTVPVLDAADVAAFVELVAAESGRIGALLAGQLPHSFVEAVEEAGVELLPYGGELGSACSCDAWLDPCPHALAVLTQLAWLIQVDPFVLIHLRGLARERVLRDLHRLVRQPGVGAPPDRESPGDSTPGGPDDVDDLVVAEDAAVRAARLLRLESPFDAW